A genomic segment from Synchiropus splendidus isolate RoL2022-P1 chromosome 18, RoL_Sspl_1.0, whole genome shotgun sequence encodes:
- the dcp1a gene encoding mRNA-decapping enzyme 1A has translation MDTANAGHMMSLAALQRQDPYINKLLDVTGQVALYNFNSKSNEWEKTEIEGTLFVYERSASPHHGFTIMNRLSTENLVEPINKDLEFQLQDPFLLYRNGNLGIYSIWFYDKKDCQRIAQLMVKIVKQEADHAQRRSPDRMELRRTNGVAEPRPTDILELLSKAKEEYHRAQVGDTDVSTDAKVQLPAEKKMAKSEKSTHTVVKQITVEELFGSSLPKDPSLPAMPSQNTVTASSDPSPVYLQKQSYPTPVHQNAMLPPHFKSQGPGSDQRLPSQGLLPVPFTLHPSTVFQPVGVRPEPQSLCSAQPVMVPTATSETLPGLTGPAAPPADPGAYFGQEILNALKPSAQPVNSDFPKPILAPSFLPSTLVPPQNFQEPMSKPVHTPGKDLDPFCNVPSLIKPIPALPVNPSLPGSEMSVLLSPSAFQQANSKAAVVVPPVPSELPTTSLGALEPPKPPCSRTQLQETLIHLLKNDPDFVDTIHDAYIRSISKDFSNIKL, from the exons ATGGACACCGCGAATGCAGGACATATGATGAGCTTAGCGGCTCTACAGCGACAAGACCCGTACATAAACAAACTTCTCGACGTTACCGGACAAGTTGCCCTCTACAACTTCAATTCTAAATCAAACGAATGG GAGAAAACTGAAATCGAAGGAACACTGTTTGTATATGAGAG GTCAGCATCCCCTCACCATGGCTTCACCATCATGAACAGACTAAGCACAGAAAATCTGGTGGAACCAATAAACAAAGACTTGGAATTCCAGCTGCAGGATCCTTTTCTTCTCTACAGGAATGGCAATT TGGGGATCTACAGCATATGGTTCTATGACAAGAAGGACTGCCAGCGCATTGCTCAGCTGATGGTCAA GATCGTTAAACAAGAAGCTGATCACGCACAGAGACGGTCACCAGACAGGATGGAACTGAGGAGAACCAATGGTGTTGCAGAACCACGTCCCACTGACATCCTGGAACTGCTCAGCAAAGCCAAAGAAGAATACCACAGA gCTCAGGTGGGTGATACAGATGTTTCAACAGATGCGAAGGTACAATTACCTGCAGAGAAAAAGATGGCAAAATCTGAAAAG AGCACTCACACAGTTGTGAAGCAGATCACCGTAGAGGAATTGTTTGGTTCCTCCCTCCCCAAGGATCCTTCTCTACCCGCAATGCCATCCCAAAACACAGTCACAGCATCCAGTGATCCTTCTCCAGTCTACCTTCAGAAACAGTCGTACCCTACACCAGTTCACCAGAACGCAATGCTCCCTCCACACTTCAAAAGTCAAGGGCCAGGATCAGACCAGCGACTCCCATCCCAAGGTCTCCTGCCCGTACCCTTCACTCTCCATCCCAGCACAGTTTTCCAGCCGGTCGGTGTGAGACCAGAGCCGCAAAGTCTTTGTTCAGCTCAACCTGTCATGGTTCCAACCGCTACTTCAGAGACTCTCCCAGGACTCACTGGGCCCGCAGCACCGCCAGCAGATCCGGGGGCCTATTTCGGGCAGGAGATATTGAACGCACTTAAGCCATCTGCACAGCCTGTGAACTCTGATTTTCCGAAGCCAATCTTGGCCCCCAGCTTCCTGCCGAGCACTCTGGTTCCACCTCAAAACTTCCAAGAACCCATGAGCAAACCTGTTCACACTCCCGGGAAGGATCTGGATCCTTTCTGTAACGTCCCAAGCCTGATCAAACCGATACCT GCTCTTCCAGTCAATCCATCTCTTCCTGGGTCAGAAATGTCTGTTCTCCTCTCCCCAAGCGCCTTTCAGCAGGCCAACAGTAAAGCTGCAGTAGTGGTCCCCCCTGTCCCTTCTGAGCTGCCCACCACCTCTCTTGGGGCTCTGGAGCCTCCGAAACCTCCCTGCAGCCGAACACAACTTCAGGAGACTTTGATACATCTTCTTAAG AACGATCCAGACTTCGTAGACACCATTCATGACGCTTACATCAGGAGTATTTCCAAGGACTTCAGCAACATAAAACTATAG